One region of Ferrovum sp. JA12 genomic DNA includes:
- a CDS encoding DUF2309 domain-containing protein, with the protein MLKNQSDKLMAPDTAELNRCIDAACGRIAPLWPLKHFIAVNPFFGLSDHSFQSASDTLARITGTNLYMPRDYYREQLVKGRISREDLQQAIVRCGSQLDISIVEWTLAASAPRPRLGMASVSEVLEQVEGGLWSSFVTERISLHCAAYFDLGQAIVAMPWRDQSLYASWLKAAAIDRSPAMMGLQHFRSEVALLPADPRTAIAWAVTQLGIPEEGMERYLHASLLSIGGWAAWARYLRWQAELGGKRDDSIVDLLAIRLIWDVLLFREKESVALVARWREMLAACMRPPSAKRQAAAEIDRIMLNAMEIGFQRTIISSLNNPPRKGEQTRPAAQAVFCIDVRSEVFRRCLETVAPSVQTIGFAGFFGIFIEYVPLGASVGHSHVPVIFNPAYRIYEKMKDGDQQTNHALTKRRRRIGLFKAWKGFKLSASSCFSFVEAAGLMYAPKLLTDSLGWSRPVPDPYTQGLDLSILDRIEPSLAEIPKAQLSPHHEDSGIPESDWVGHAERILRAMSMTDNFGRLVLLAGHGSSTVNNPHATGLDCGACAGQTGEASARVVVALLNQPSVRRDLQQRGIVIPEDTWFLAGLHDTTTDKVRLFDTDDVPHQLLHDLEKLRQLLEQAGELTRMQRSVLLGIAGQTDQAVEANVRQRSLDWSQVRPEWALANNAAFIVAPRERTSCMDLGGRAFLHDYQWQADNGFQILELIMTAPMVVTNWINMQYYGSVVNNKLFGSGNKVLHNITGGAIGVLEGNGGDLRVGLPIQSLHDGKNWVHEPMRLSVFIEAPQAAMDAIIARHELIRQLVENGWLHLFQIDEDVSVYRRVSVAQWERVSPVATD; encoded by the coding sequence ATGCTAAAAAACCAGTCGGATAAACTGATGGCTCCCGATACCGCAGAACTGAACAGATGTATCGACGCAGCTTGCGGGAGGATCGCACCGCTGTGGCCGCTAAAACACTTCATTGCCGTTAATCCTTTTTTCGGGCTAAGCGACCACAGTTTCCAATCTGCCTCCGACACCCTGGCTCGTATTACCGGCACTAATCTTTACATGCCGCGTGATTATTACCGCGAGCAATTGGTAAAAGGCCGTATTTCGCGAGAAGACCTGCAGCAAGCCATCGTTCGCTGTGGTAGCCAGCTTGATATATCCATAGTTGAATGGACTCTGGCAGCCTCGGCGCCCCGACCCAGATTGGGTATGGCCTCGGTCAGCGAAGTACTAGAGCAGGTGGAGGGTGGACTTTGGTCAAGTTTTGTCACTGAGCGCATCAGCCTGCACTGTGCTGCCTACTTTGATCTGGGTCAAGCCATCGTAGCCATGCCCTGGCGAGACCAGTCTCTGTATGCATCCTGGCTCAAAGCTGCCGCTATTGATCGCAGTCCCGCGATGATGGGTTTGCAACACTTCCGCTCGGAAGTCGCCTTGCTGCCTGCAGATCCGCGTACCGCCATCGCTTGGGCCGTTACCCAATTGGGTATCCCAGAGGAAGGAATGGAACGCTATCTGCATGCCTCGCTATTGAGCATCGGTGGCTGGGCGGCCTGGGCCCGTTACTTGCGCTGGCAGGCAGAACTGGGCGGTAAGAGGGACGATTCCATCGTCGACCTATTGGCAATCCGTCTGATTTGGGATGTATTACTGTTTAGGGAAAAAGAGTCGGTAGCTCTGGTAGCGCGGTGGCGAGAGATGTTGGCTGCCTGTATGCGTCCGCCCTCTGCTAAGCGCCAAGCAGCAGCAGAGATTGATCGTATTATGCTTAACGCCATGGAAATTGGCTTTCAACGTACTATAATATCGAGCCTCAATAATCCACCACGTAAGGGGGAGCAAACTCGGCCAGCAGCCCAGGCTGTTTTCTGTATTGATGTGCGTTCCGAAGTGTTTCGCCGTTGCCTAGAGACTGTGGCGCCATCGGTGCAGACCATCGGTTTTGCCGGTTTCTTCGGGATTTTTATCGAGTATGTTCCTTTGGGTGCCAGTGTCGGTCATAGCCATGTGCCAGTCATCTTCAATCCGGCCTATCGCATATACGAAAAGATGAAGGATGGCGACCAGCAGACAAATCATGCGCTGACTAAGCGGCGCCGTCGTATTGGTTTATTCAAAGCGTGGAAGGGTTTTAAACTCTCGGCGTCCTCCTGTTTCTCCTTTGTTGAAGCTGCTGGGTTAATGTACGCACCTAAGCTGCTGACAGACAGCTTAGGCTGGAGCAGGCCAGTTCCAGATCCATATACCCAGGGTCTCGACCTGAGTATTCTCGATCGCATAGAACCTTCGTTGGCAGAGATCCCCAAGGCACAACTCTCCCCTCACCATGAAGATTCAGGAATACCAGAGTCTGATTGGGTTGGGCATGCCGAGCGTATCCTGCGTGCAATGTCGATGACAGACAATTTTGGGCGTTTAGTATTGTTGGCTGGTCATGGTAGCTCCACTGTGAACAATCCCCATGCCACTGGTTTGGACTGTGGCGCCTGCGCTGGACAAACTGGCGAAGCTAGCGCCCGAGTGGTGGTTGCACTGCTCAATCAACCTTCAGTGCGGCGCGATTTGCAACAACGAGGCATTGTCATCCCTGAAGACACGTGGTTCCTGGCTGGTTTGCACGATACTACCACTGACAAGGTGCGTTTATTCGATACCGATGACGTACCCCATCAGTTACTGCATGATCTGGAGAAACTCCGTCAGTTGCTAGAGCAAGCAGGAGAGCTGACCCGTATGCAACGCTCAGTATTACTGGGAATTGCCGGCCAGACTGACCAAGCAGTAGAGGCTAATGTGCGCCAACGTAGCCTTGACTGGTCCCAAGTGCGGCCGGAGTGGGCTCTGGCCAATAATGCTGCCTTTATTGTCGCGCCGCGGGAACGCACGTCTTGCATGGATCTGGGTGGAAGAGCTTTTCTTCACGATTATCAGTGGCAAGCTGACAATGGTTTTCAGATTCTAGAGCTGATCATGACCGCGCCTATGGTGGTAACAAACTGGATCAACATGCAGTACTACGGCTCAGTAGTTAATAATAAACTCTTCGGCAGTGGAAATAAGGTACTACACAACATAACAGGCGGAGCAATCGGTGTGCTGGAGGGTAATGGCGGTGATTTGCGCGTTGGTCTACCCATTCAGTCTCT